The Verrucomicrobiota bacterium JB022 genome contains a region encoding:
- the argH gene encoding argininosuccinate lyase, translating into MQTQATWGGRFSSGPAELMQHFSESVSFDQRLARFDIQGSQAHARMLAHVGILTTDEAEAIVAGLDELREEIAAGRFEWQTALEDVHMNIEQALTQRVPAAAKLHTARSRNDQVATDMRLWFKWATQELVQDVHAFMRVLLTQAEALQQVYIPGYTHLQRAQPVSFAHHLLAYVEMLGRDAKRLERIHDDANWCPLGSGAIAGTTLPINREFTARALGFVDADGRPRVTRNSMDAVSDRDLFLDFAHACGLCGIHLSRLSEDLILWNSAEFGFVWLPDTFTTGSSLMPQKKNPDAAELVRGKSGRLHGHVAALYTMVKGLPLTYNRDLQEDKPPVFDAFDQLQACLRVLAGTVEGMKAKKARCDAAVADAALLATDLVDYLVRKGIPFRQAHHVIGAIVAKAEEKSVAINQLDDSDVQAIHEAFESDWRDVFNVERALQARERPGMPGPKQVAGQIAQWRQQLA; encoded by the coding sequence ATGCAGACTCAAGCAACCTGGGGCGGCCGTTTTTCCAGCGGGCCGGCCGAACTCATGCAGCACTTCAGCGAATCCGTCAGCTTCGACCAGCGGCTGGCGCGGTTCGACATCCAGGGCAGCCAGGCCCACGCGCGGATGCTGGCCCACGTGGGCATCCTCACGACCGATGAGGCCGAGGCGATCGTCGCCGGCCTCGACGAGCTGCGCGAAGAAATCGCCGCCGGTCGCTTCGAGTGGCAGACCGCGCTCGAAGACGTGCACATGAACATCGAGCAGGCCCTGACCCAGCGGGTGCCGGCGGCGGCCAAGCTGCATACGGCCCGCAGCCGCAACGATCAGGTGGCGACCGACATGCGCCTCTGGTTCAAGTGGGCCACGCAGGAGCTGGTGCAAGACGTGCACGCCTTCATGCGCGTGCTGCTCACCCAGGCCGAGGCGCTCCAGCAGGTTTACATCCCCGGTTACACGCACCTGCAGCGTGCTCAGCCGGTGTCGTTTGCCCACCACCTCCTTGCCTATGTCGAGATGCTCGGCCGCGATGCCAAGCGGTTGGAGCGCATCCACGACGACGCCAACTGGTGCCCGCTCGGCTCCGGTGCCATCGCCGGTACGACGCTGCCGATCAACCGCGAGTTCACCGCCCGGGCCTTGGGCTTCGTCGATGCCGACGGTCGCCCTCGCGTCACCCGCAATAGTATGGACGCCGTGAGCGATCGCGACTTGTTCCTCGATTTCGCCCATGCCTGCGGCCTCTGCGGCATCCACCTCTCGCGTCTCTCGGAAGACTTGATCCTCTGGAACAGCGCCGAGTTTGGCTTTGTGTGGCTGCCCGATACCTTTACCACCGGCTCCAGCCTGATGCCACAAAAGAAGAACCCCGACGCTGCCGAGCTGGTGCGGGGCAAGTCTGGTCGCCTGCACGGGCACGTGGCTGCGCTCTACACGATGGTCAAGGGCCTGCCGCTCACCTACAACCGCGACTTGCAGGAAGACAAGCCGCCGGTCTTCGATGCCTTCGATCAGCTCCAGGCCTGCCTGCGCGTGCTGGCTGGCACCGTCGAGGGCATGAAGGCGAAAAAGGCCCGTTGCGATGCCGCCGTGGCCGATGCCGCGCTGCTCGCGACCGACCTCGTCGACTATCTCGTGCGCAAGGGCATCCCCTTCCGCCAGGCGCACCACGTGATCGGTGCCATTGTGGCCAAGGCCGAGGAAAAGAGCGTGGCGATCAACCAGCTCGACGACTCCGACGTGCAGGCCATCCACGAAGCTTTCGAGAGCGACTGGCGCGACGTCTTCAACGTCGAGCGCGCACTGCAGGCCCGTGAGCGGCCCGGTATGCCCGGCCCGAAGCAGGTCGCAGGGCAGATCGCCCAATGGCGCCAGCAGCTGGCATAG